One genomic window of Macaca mulatta isolate MMU2019108-1 chromosome 8, T2T-MMU8v2.0, whole genome shotgun sequence includes the following:
- the LOC106999869 gene encoding small integral membrane protein 15-like: protein MFDIKPWAEYVVEWAAKDPYGFLTAVILALTPLFLASAVLSWKLAKMIEAREKEQKKKQNAKKTLQKLND, encoded by the coding sequence ATGTTTGATATAAAGCCTTGGGCTGAGTATGTTGTGGAATGGGCTGCAAAGGACCCATATGGCTTCCTTACAGCGGTTATTTTGGCCCTTACTCCACTGTTCCTAGCAAGTGCTGTACTGTCTTGGAAATTGGCCAAGATGATTGAGGCCAGGGAGAAGgagcaaaagaagaaacaaaatgccAAGAAAACACTGCAAAAGCTAAACGACTAA